From Cyanobacterium sp. T60_A2020_053, the proteins below share one genomic window:
- a CDS encoding site-2 protease family protein: MESIIIFLVLSVVIYFIINKTVKKITTTPPWLLWLALMTPSLIWLGWQLWHQGNDNPPAILLYLPLLISPIVYRWLIQIGKPKSNQPEAKKPVSSENNMNNDPFSPKSNLPPQQKSLPRPINDEEERALKDCFPWGVYYLQKIDYLPQAIVCLGKLRTAPEKAYPTVKANLEKVFQDRFFVIFQETMQGKPFFALVPNPDSAENQAKQPTEKLTKPLTALVLLILTLVTTTIIGTEIDGVTVTELENNARLVFNGLPYSLSLLLILGIHELSHYLFAVYYRIKTTLPYFIPIPFFLGTFGAFISMKSPMPNRKAMFDVALAGPLGGFLITIPVLVWGLNFSGVVPMAETPNMLDFNALDPRFSLIFAIISKIVFGSELGVGDALSLHPIAVSGYIGLIVTALNLMPVGQLDGGHIVHAMFGQSKAVIIGQITRFLMILLAFVRGEFLLWALILLFMPIADQPALNDVTELDNKRDFLGLLSLLLLIVILFPLPRALVSLLNL; this comes from the coding sequence ATGGAATCAATTATTATCTTTCTTGTTCTCAGCGTTGTTATTTACTTTATTATCAATAAAACTGTCAAAAAAATCACCACAACTCCCCCTTGGTTATTATGGTTAGCATTAATGACACCGAGTTTGATTTGGTTAGGGTGGCAACTCTGGCATCAAGGTAATGATAATCCCCCCGCAATTCTTCTCTATTTACCCCTCTTAATTTCTCCCATTGTTTACCGGTGGTTAATTCAAATTGGTAAACCAAAATCAAATCAGCCAGAGGCAAAAAAGCCTGTTTCTTCTGAAAATAATATGAATAACGATCCTTTTTCCCCTAAATCTAACTTACCACCCCAGCAAAAATCCCTACCTCGCCCTATTAATGATGAAGAGGAGAGGGCGCTGAAAGATTGTTTTCCTTGGGGAGTGTATTATCTACAAAAAATCGACTATTTACCCCAAGCCATCGTCTGTTTAGGAAAACTACGCACAGCGCCCGAAAAAGCCTATCCCACCGTCAAAGCCAACCTCGAAAAAGTCTTTCAAGATCGTTTTTTTGTCATCTTCCAAGAAACCATGCAAGGTAAACCTTTTTTTGCCCTTGTGCCCAATCCCGACTCCGCCGAGAATCAAGCTAAACAACCGACAGAAAAACTAACTAAACCCTTAACCGCACTGGTATTACTAATTTTAACCCTCGTCACCACCACCATCATCGGCACAGAAATTGACGGCGTGACAGTGACAGAATTAGAAAATAATGCTCGATTAGTATTCAATGGTTTACCCTACAGCTTATCTTTGTTGCTCATTCTGGGTATCCATGAATTAAGCCATTATCTATTTGCTGTTTATTATCGCATCAAGACTACCCTCCCCTACTTCATTCCCATTCCCTTCTTTTTAGGCACATTTGGGGCGTTTATTTCCATGAAATCACCCATGCCTAACCGCAAAGCGATGTTTGATGTTGCCCTCGCTGGACCTTTGGGGGGATTTTTGATTACCATACCTGTATTAGTGTGGGGCTTAAATTTTTCAGGGGTAGTACCCATGGCTGAAACCCCTAATATGCTCGATTTTAATGCCCTTGATCCACGTTTTTCCCTAATTTTTGCCATAATTAGCAAAATTGTTTTTGGCTCTGAATTAGGGGTAGGAGATGCCCTTAGCTTACATCCCATTGCTGTATCGGGATATATTGGTTTAATTGTCACTGCCTTAAATTTAATGCCTGTAGGGCAGTTAGACGGCGGACATATTGTCCATGCTATGTTTGGACAAAGTAAAGCGGTGATTATCGGTCAAATTACCCGTTTTCTGATGATTTTATTAGCATTTGTGCGAGGAGAGTTTTTGTTGTGGGCGCTAATCCTTCTCTTTATGCCCATTGCCGATCAACCGGCGCTTAATGATGTCACAGAATTGGATAATAAGCGCGATTTTCTCGGTTTGCTTTCTTTATTATTATTAATTGTCATTTTATTTCCCCTCCCCCGTGCCTTAGTTAGCTTACTTAATTTATAA
- a CDS encoding DUF1957 domain-containing protein, whose protein sequence is MALGYLALVLHAHLPFVRHPESDYVLEEEWLYEAITETYIPLLQVFQGLKRDGVDFKITMSMTPPLVSMLRDKLLQERYDEHLSKLQELITKEIELNKHNGHIKYLAEHYDQEFKATREVWEFYKGDLVSAFKQFQDSNNLEIITCGATHGYLPLMKMYPQAVWAQIEVACQHYEENFGARPRGIWLPECAYYEGLERMLADAGLRYFLTDGHGLLYARPRPRFGTYAPIFTETGVAVFGRDHESSQQVWSSEVGYPGDPVYREFYKDIGWEADYDYIKPYIMPNGQRKNVGIKYHKITSRQAGLSDKALYDPYWAKEKAAEHAGNFLYNRMQQVQHLAGIMQREPIVVSPYDAELYGHWWYEGPQFIDFLFRKAWFDQDTLSMIHLADYLKGHPQQQVAIPSQSSWGYKGFHEYWLNTTNAWIYPHLHKGAEKMINLAKREPADDLEWRALNQCARELLLAQSSDWAFIMRTGTMVPYAERRTKSHLLRLNKLEQDIYSGEIDSGWLEKVEAIDNIFPSINYRVYRPL, encoded by the coding sequence ATGGCTCTCGGCTATCTCGCCCTCGTGTTACACGCACATCTTCCCTTTGTTCGCCATCCGGAAAGTGATTATGTCCTCGAAGAAGAATGGTTATACGAAGCTATCACCGAAACTTATATTCCTTTGTTACAGGTTTTTCAGGGATTAAAACGAGACGGAGTTGATTTTAAAATCACTATGAGTATGACACCTCCTCTGGTGTCCATGTTAAGAGATAAACTACTACAAGAGCGCTACGACGAACATTTAAGTAAGTTACAAGAATTAATTACTAAAGAAATCGAGCTTAATAAACACAATGGACATATTAAATATCTTGCTGAACATTATGATCAAGAATTTAAAGCCACTCGTGAGGTCTGGGAATTTTATAAAGGGGATTTAGTTAGCGCTTTTAAACAGTTTCAGGATAGTAATAATCTGGAGATTATCACTTGCGGTGCAACCCATGGTTATTTACCTTTGATGAAAATGTATCCTCAAGCGGTATGGGCTCAAATTGAGGTGGCTTGTCAGCATTATGAAGAAAATTTCGGCGCGCGCCCTAGAGGTATTTGGTTGCCGGAGTGCGCTTACTATGAAGGTTTAGAAAGAATGTTAGCTGATGCTGGTTTGCGTTACTTCCTAACGGATGGTCATGGTTTGCTCTACGCGCGCCCTCGCCCTCGTTTTGGCACTTATGCACCGATTTTTACTGAAACAGGGGTAGCAGTATTTGGACGTGATCATGAGTCTTCTCAGCAGGTTTGGTCTTCTGAAGTGGGTTATCCGGGTGATCCTGTTTACCGTGAATTTTATAAGGATATTGGTTGGGAAGCTGATTACGACTACATTAAACCTTATATTATGCCCAATGGTCAAAGGAAAAATGTCGGTATAAAGTATCATAAGATTACCAGTCGTCAAGCTGGTTTATCTGACAAGGCGTTATATGATCCTTATTGGGCAAAGGAAAAAGCCGCTGAACACGCTGGAAATTTCTTGTATAATCGTATGCAACAGGTTCAGCATTTAGCCGGAATTATGCAACGAGAACCCATTGTAGTATCACCGTATGATGCTGAGTTATATGGTCATTGGTGGTATGAAGGTCCTCAATTTATTGATTTTCTGTTCCGTAAGGCTTGGTTTGATCAGGATACTCTATCTATGATTCATTTAGCCGACTATCTCAAAGGGCATCCTCAACAACAGGTGGCGATTCCTTCTCAATCTAGTTGGGGTTATAAAGGTTTCCATGAATATTGGTTAAATACTACCAATGCTTGGATTTATCCTCATCTCCACAAGGGTGCTGAAAAAATGATCAATTTGGCAAAAAGAGAACCCGCAGACGATTTGGAGTGGCGCGCGCTGAATCAGTGTGCCAGAGAGTTGTTATTGGCGCAGTCGTCTGATTGGGCGTTTATTATGCGTACTGGTACAATGGTACCCTATGCCGAACGGCGCACGAAAAGTCATTTATTGCGTTTGAATAAATTAGAGCAGGATATTTATAGCGGTGAAATTGATTCTGGTTGGTTAGAAAAAGTGGAAGCTATTGATAACATTTTCCCTAGTATTAATTATCGGGTTTATCGTCCTCTTTAG
- a CDS encoding mannose-1-phosphate guanylyltransferase, which produces MSKKFIPVILAGGKGERFWPLSRQKRPKQFLSLDDSGTSLLQATAERLLPLADGWENLLVITSALVADNVRQQLPQLPDSNILVEPVGKDTAPAVAWSSLIIAEKFGGGALAGFFPSDHWIGNQDQFLATIEAGINFAQQQQAIVTLGINPTYPSTGYGYIEQGESQGEINNLPVYKVSRFTEKPDQETATKFIATGQYNWNSGMFIFPVDLVIGELNKYAPEIMNPLQEKGEGAYEDLPKISIDYALMEKTDLAYILPADFGWDDLGDWGALERLLDSNDSNISNSNNITYDTKNSIIYSSEKEEIIMTIGVEDLVIVRDGNATLIAHKNNTQDIKKALKLLQKKRENDKFL; this is translated from the coding sequence ATGAGCAAAAAATTTATTCCTGTCATCCTCGCTGGTGGAAAAGGTGAAAGATTCTGGCCCCTCAGTCGCCAAAAGCGCCCGAAACAATTTCTTTCCCTTGATGATAGTGGTACAAGTTTATTACAAGCGACCGCCGAACGTTTATTACCCTTAGCAGATGGTTGGGAAAATTTATTGGTGATTACCTCTGCATTGGTGGCAGACAACGTCAGGCAACAATTACCCCAATTACCTGATAGCAATATTTTAGTCGAACCAGTAGGCAAGGATACCGCCCCAGCCGTAGCATGGTCAAGTCTTATCATAGCGGAAAAATTTGGGGGAGGGGCGCTGGCTGGTTTTTTTCCCTCCGATCATTGGATTGGTAATCAAGACCAATTTTTAGCTACAATCGAAGCAGGGATTAACTTTGCGCAACAACAACAAGCCATCGTCACTCTTGGTATTAATCCTACTTATCCATCCACAGGTTATGGATACATAGAACAGGGCGAAAGTCAAGGAGAAATTAATAATTTACCTGTTTATAAAGTGAGTCGTTTTACTGAAAAACCAGATCAAGAAACGGCTACTAAATTTATCGCTACTGGTCAATATAATTGGAATAGTGGAATGTTTATTTTTCCCGTTGATTTAGTTATAGGAGAATTAAACAAATACGCCCCTGAAATTATGAATCCCCTACAAGAAAAGGGGGAGGGCGCTTATGAAGATTTGCCTAAAATTAGTATCGATTATGCCTTGATGGAAAAGACTGATTTAGCTTACATTTTACCTGCTGATTTCGGTTGGGATGATTTGGGGGATTGGGGGGCGCTGGAAAGACTATTAGATAGTAATGACAGTAATATTTCCAACAGTAATAATATTACTTATGATACTAAAAATTCGATTATTTATAGCAGTGAAAAAGAAGAAATAATCATGACTATCGGAGTAGAAGATTTAGTTATTGTTAGAGACGGCAATGCTACTTTAATAGCCCATAAAAATAATACTCAAGATATTAAAAAAGCACTTAAACTATTACAAAAAAAACGAGAAAATGATAAATTTTTATAA
- the feoB gene encoding ferrous iron transport protein B, giving the protein MKNCHSAITRVSGNAQKRIILIGQPNTGKSTVFNRLTGLNAHVGNWHGITVDLLQGEINLDDELVEIVDLPGIYDLRGFSEDETVVQKFFADFAFDLVLVVVNASQIERQLNLILELRALGLPCIVLLNMADEAKRYGIDINHHLLAEKLAIPVFSVSAKYDKGFQPLLREVKREIHREKDSFQVPEIKAYLENNLKAGEKEQILADTVKLPSEGIKTLTDTLDNILLHPIFGLPIFFASMLGIFFLIWYLGLPSQDVMDFITTAIADKVIFPLVSPLPDIIQSFIINGVWLGFATVASFVPLIVIFFFVMAGVEDSGYLSRSAYLMDSFMAKMGLDGRAFVMQMMGFGCNVPALMGTRIIRDSRMRALSMLIIPFALCSARLAVFVFIISAIFPPHIAPLVLFSLYVLSFMASFAVAWVFSQSQEFQSKEPFIIELPPYRVPTVKQVLLRGWGEVREFLRRATNFIIIGCVAVWFLTSFPTNTTGLDTWGGQLGQFLAPIMQPIGIDPYLTLSLIFGFIAKEIVIGSFVTIYAMNTSALATYFGATISIPSALSFCVFCLLYTPCLTTVATLKAESKSWKLTIFSLLFSFAYAWLMAFIFYRGALLIIDN; this is encoded by the coding sequence ATGAAAAATTGCCACAGCGCCATAACGAGAGTTTCGGGAAATGCTCAAAAACGGATTATTTTGATTGGGCAACCCAACACAGGGAAATCAACGGTTTTTAATCGCTTAACGGGTTTAAATGCCCATGTGGGTAATTGGCATGGCATTACGGTGGATTTGTTGCAGGGAGAAATTAATCTTGATGATGAGTTGGTAGAAATAGTTGATTTACCCGGTATTTATGACTTACGGGGTTTTTCAGAAGATGAAACGGTAGTACAAAAGTTTTTTGCTGATTTTGCTTTTGATTTGGTGTTGGTGGTGGTTAATGCTAGTCAAATTGAAAGGCAGTTAAATTTAATTTTAGAGTTGAGGGCGCTGGGTTTACCTTGTATTGTGCTGTTGAATATGGCGGATGAAGCGAAGCGCTATGGTATCGACATCAATCATCATCTTTTAGCTGAAAAGTTAGCTATCCCTGTTTTTTCCGTCAGTGCTAAATATGATAAAGGTTTTCAGCCCTTGTTGCGTGAGGTGAAGCGAGAGATTCACCGTGAAAAAGACTCTTTTCAAGTACCGGAAATTAAGGCATATTTAGAAAATAACCTCAAGGCTGGAGAAAAAGAGCAAATTCTTGCCGATACCGTAAAGTTACCCAGTGAAGGCATTAAAACTTTAACGGATACCCTTGACAATATCTTATTACATCCTATTTTCGGCTTACCAATTTTTTTCGCTTCCATGTTGGGGATTTTCTTTTTAATTTGGTATTTAGGTTTACCCTCCCAAGATGTGATGGATTTTATTACTACTGCCATCGCTGACAAGGTGATTTTTCCTTTAGTTTCTCCTTTGCCTGATATTATCCAGAGTTTTATTATTAACGGAGTATGGCTAGGATTTGCTACCGTAGCGTCTTTCGTGCCATTAATTGTGATTTTCTTTTTTGTTATGGCAGGGGTAGAAGATAGCGGTTATCTTTCCCGTTCTGCTTATTTGATGGATAGTTTCATGGCAAAAATGGGCTTAGATGGTAGGGCATTTGTGATGCAAATGATGGGTTTTGGTTGTAATGTACCAGCGTTAATGGGTACTAGAATTATTCGTGATTCACGGATGAGGGCGCTGAGTATGTTAATTATACCCTTTGCGTTATGCTCAGCGCGCCTCGCCGTATTTGTTTTTATCATCTCTGCCATTTTTCCCCCTCACATTGCCCCACTGGTGCTATTTTCCCTTTATGTGCTGAGTTTTATGGCTAGTTTTGCGGTGGCGTGGGTATTTAGTCAAAGTCAAGAGTTTCAAAGTAAAGAGCCTTTTATTATTGAATTACCGCCCTATCGTGTGCCTACGGTAAAACAAGTATTATTAAGAGGGTGGGGAGAAGTGAGAGAATTTTTGAGGCGCGCTACTAATTTTATTATTATTGGTTGTGTTGCCGTGTGGTTTTTAACTTCCTTTCCTACCAATACCACAGGTTTAGATACTTGGGGAGGACAATTAGGGCAATTTCTCGCTCCTATTATGCAACCCATTGGAATTGATCCCTATTTAACTTTATCATTGATTTTCGGTTTTATTGCCAAAGAAATTGTTATCGGTTCATTTGTGACTATTTATGCTATGAATACCAGCGCCCTTGCCACTTATTTTGGCGCTACTATTTCCATACCATCCGCTTTATCTTTTTGTGTCTTTTGCTTACTCTATACCCCTTGTTTAACTACCGTTGCCACCCTCAAAGCCGAGAGTAAATCATGGAAGTTGACTATTTTTTCTCTCTTATTTTCTTTTGCCTATGCTTGGTTAATGGCATTTATTTTTTATCGAGGAGCATTATTAATAATTGATAATTGA
- a CDS encoding MBL fold metallo-hydrolase yields MNPINNFTEKNILTKGKGATKPPKQILDNIWAFPPNRDILGGTAYFIISDEGNILIDCPPYHEDNLQFLQRQGGVTYLFITNRDGISKHIKQITQALDCQLVIQEQELYLLPGLRAHSFEAEYQLTSECELIWTCGYSPGSSCFYYQPLGGVLFSGRHLLPNKNGKPAPLLLKKTFHWRRQLRHSELIYQRLEKSGLKYICPGANTGLLRGQGYFRCC; encoded by the coding sequence ATGAACCCTATTAATAATTTTACTGAAAAAAACATCTTAACGAAGGGGAAGGGCGCTACTAAACCTCCCAAACAAATTTTAGATAATATTTGGGCTTTTCCTCCTAATCGAGATATTCTCGGTGGTACAGCGTATTTTATTATTAGTGATGAGGGTAATATTTTAATTGATTGCCCACCTTATCATGAAGATAATTTACAATTTTTACAACGACAAGGGGGTGTTACATACCTTTTTATTACTAATCGAGACGGTATAAGTAAGCATATCAAGCAAATAACCCAAGCTCTTGATTGTCAATTAGTGATTCAAGAACAAGAGTTATACTTATTGCCGGGGTTGAGGGCGCACTCCTTCGAGGCAGAATATCAGTTAACTTCGGAATGTGAGCTAATTTGGACTTGTGGTTACTCTCCCGGCTCATCGTGTTTCTATTATCAACCATTGGGAGGGGTTTTATTTTCTGGTCGTCATCTTTTACCCAATAAAAACGGCAAACCAGCGCCCCTCCTGCTCAAAAAAACCTTTCATTGGCGCCGTCAATTACGCCACAGCGAATTAATTTATCAACGTCTCGAAAAATCAGGGCTAAAATATATTTGTCCGGGTGCTAATACAGGTTTACTACGAGGACAAGGCTATTTTAGGTGTTGCTGA
- the mnmA gene encoding tRNA 2-thiouridine(34) synthase MnmA, translating into MDKVVVGLSGGVDSSVAAASLHHQGYHVEGLTLWLMKGKGQCCSEGMVDAAAICEQLGIPHHIVDTRDLFQTHIIDYVIAGYEDGITPLPCSQCNRTVKFPPMLRYAQETLGIDKIATGHYARIQYDENTNRFQLLKAVDSNKDQSYFLYDLSQEILAHLVFPLGNHTKTETRALANEFNLSTAEKPESQDLCLIEAHGSMKDFLDQYIKPKAGEIVDLSGNVLGAHEGVHHYTIGQRKGLGVAYSEPLYVVKLDTVMNRVVVATREEGGKSECIVERMNWVSIAPTTTPLTAEAKIRYRTPPQPVNVIPLAEGKIKLVFNEPQFGVTPGQAAVIYHGEMLLGGGIISKF; encoded by the coding sequence ATGGATAAAGTTGTAGTTGGTTTATCAGGAGGAGTAGATAGTTCAGTGGCGGCAGCGAGTCTGCACCATCAAGGTTATCATGTGGAAGGGTTAACCCTCTGGTTAATGAAAGGTAAAGGGCAATGTTGCTCAGAAGGTATGGTAGATGCGGCTGCCATTTGTGAACAATTAGGCATTCCTCATCATATTGTCGATACCCGTGATTTATTTCAAACCCATATTATTGATTACGTTATCGCTGGTTATGAGGATGGTATCACCCCGTTACCTTGTTCTCAGTGTAATCGTACCGTAAAATTTCCCCCCATGTTGCGTTATGCTCAAGAAACCCTCGGTATTGATAAAATCGCTACGGGGCATTATGCGAGAATCCAATATGATGAAAATACTAATCGTTTTCAGTTACTAAAAGCGGTAGATAGCAATAAAGATCAAAGTTATTTTTTATACGATTTAAGTCAAGAAATTTTAGCCCATTTAGTATTTCCTCTCGGTAATCATACTAAAACTGAGACAAGGGCGCTGGCCAATGAATTTAATCTCAGCACTGCTGAAAAGCCTGAAAGTCAAGATTTATGCCTAATTGAAGCCCATGGCTCCATGAAAGACTTTTTAGATCAATATATTAAACCCAAAGCTGGGGAAATTGTCGATTTATCAGGGAATGTGTTAGGGGCGCATGAGGGGGTACATCATTATACTATTGGGCAACGCAAAGGGCTAGGGGTTGCCTATTCAGAGCCGTTATATGTAGTGAAATTAGACACAGTGATGAATCGTGTGGTAGTTGCCACCCGTGAGGAAGGGGGTAAAAGTGAATGTATTGTCGAGAGGATGAATTGGGTATCCATAGCGCCCACCACCACTCCTTTAACGGCAGAAGCTAAAATTCGTTATCGTACACCTCCTCAACCAGTTAACGTCATCCCTTTAGCGGAAGGTAAAATAAAGTTAGTATTTAATGAGCCTCAATTTGGAGTTACTCCCGGACAGGCGGCAGTGATTTATCATGGTGAGATGTTATTAGGCGGTGGCATTATCAGTAAATTTTAA
- a CDS encoding 2Fe-2S iron-sulfur cluster binding domain-containing protein, whose amino-acid sequence MPNSYQVRLVNAQKNLDSTIEVMADEYILDAAERQGFNLPYSCRAGVCVSCTAKLTEGSVDHDYDFLKQKEIDAGFFLTCKAYATSDCVIKTHQEDALLDL is encoded by the coding sequence ATGCCTAATAGTTATCAAGTTCGTTTAGTTAATGCCCAAAAAAATTTAGATAGTACCATAGAAGTCATGGCAGATGAGTACATTTTAGACGCTGCGGAAAGACAAGGATTTAATCTGCCCTATTCCTGTCGTGCAGGAGTTTGCGTCAGTTGTACTGCTAAACTAACAGAAGGTAGTGTAGACCATGATTATGATTTTTTGAAGCAAAAAGAAATAGATGCTGGATTTTTCTTGACTTGCAAAGCCTACGCTACTTCTGATTGTGTTATTAAAACTCATCAAGAAGACGCTTTACTTGATTTGTAA
- a CDS encoding histidine phosphatase family protein encodes MGITVTGAVDVFSLKPLTAEELTAGEKANADFRDTLNSKQLLTELQKGGYVIYFRHASTEKDYADQVSATMGNCSTQRTLSEKGWQEARMIGKAFNYYSIPVGEVISSQYCRAWQTADLAFGRYVKNSALNFPKAEDYTDEQLAMMKTQLMPMLTKLPPQGMNTVIVGHDDLFEATTGIYPDPQGMAYVVQPDGAGGFRLVANMLPSDWIDLNR; translated from the coding sequence ATGGGTATAACGGTGACGGGCGCTGTTGATGTATTCTCTCTCAAACCTCTAACTGCTGAAGAATTAACCGCAGGAGAAAAGGCTAACGCTGATTTTAGAGACACCTTGAATAGTAAGCAATTACTAACAGAATTACAAAAAGGAGGTTATGTAATTTATTTTCGTCATGCTTCCACGGAAAAAGACTACGCCGATCAAGTTAGCGCCACCATGGGAAATTGTTCTACCCAAAGAACTTTAAGTGAGAAGGGATGGCAAGAAGCTCGAATGATTGGTAAAGCCTTTAATTATTATTCAATTCCCGTGGGGGAAGTGATTAGTAGTCAGTATTGTCGGGCATGGCAAACGGCTGATTTGGCTTTCGGGCGCTATGTCAAAAACAGCGCCCTCAACTTTCCGAAAGCGGAAGATTATACCGATGAACAATTGGCAATGATGAAAACGCAATTAATGCCCATGTTAACCAAATTACCACCCCAAGGCATGAATACGGTTATCGTTGGTCATGATGACTTATTTGAGGCAACCACAGGCATTTATCCCGATCCCCAAGGCATGGCTTATGTGGTGCAACCTGATGGCGCTGGAGGATTCCGTTTAGTGGCAAATATGTTGCCCAGTGATTGGATTGATTTAAACCGTTAA